In Coraliomargarita parva, the genomic stretch ATCCAGAAACGAATCACCACCTTGTTTTCATGCCAGCCGCCCAGCTCGAAATGGTGGTGAATCGGCGACATTCTGAAAATACGCTTTTTACGAAGCTTGAAAGAGCCGACCTGGAGAATGACCGAACCCGCCTCCATGACAAAGATACCGCCGACGATGATCAGGGTGAGCGGTTGGTGCACCATAAAGGCAATCATACCGATCAGCCCACCTAGCGCAAGCGAGCCTGTATCGCCCATGAAAACCTCAGCCGGATGCGAGTTATACCAGAGAAAGGCGAGGCTCGCTCCCAGCAAGGCCGAGCAGACCACAGTCAATTCACCGGCCTGCGGATTGTGGCTGATCAAAAGATAATCCGCGATCAGGGCGTGACTGGTCACATAGGCCATGATCATGTAGGCGAGCGCGGAAGTGACCGTGCAGCCGATAGCCAAGCCGTCCACCCCGTCCGTCAAATTAATCGCATTACTGGAACCCGCGAGAATCAGGAAGAGGAAGGGGATCAGAAACCAGAATGGCATCTGGGTCACAAGTACATCCTTGTAGAACGGGACCCAAAGCTCCCGCATACGCGCGGCCGACTCCGGAAAAGCCATCAGCACACACACGGAAAGCAAGGTCAAGAGCGCCTGCCCCGCCAGTTTCCATCGTCCCGGCAATCCCGCGCTATTGCGCTTCGCCACCTTCAGGTAATCATCCAGAAAACCGATCACCGTGAGTCCGACATAGACCAGCATGGCAGTGAAGACATAGACATTCGGTCGGGCCCAAAGCAGCGTGCTGCCAACCACGGAAATGCAAATCATCAGCCCGCCCATCGTCGGGGTCTGCGCCTTGGTGGCATGCAGCTTGGCCAATTCCCCGACCTCATCCTGGCCGCGCAGCGATTGACGGGCACGGAGGGCACGGAGTTTGGCAAACAGCCAGGGCCCGATCATGAACCCGATCACTAGCGAGGTAAGCCCGGCACCGGCAGCACGAAGCGTGATGTAACGAAAAAGGCGGAGTGGTCCAAAGTAAGCTTCAAGGTCGGCAAGATAGCTGAGCATGCAAAGTGTCGGTCGTAAGTTAAAAGTATGATTTTTAGCGGAGCGTTTCGGGCAGCAGCATTTCCAATGCGTAGCTCCGGCTCCCTTTCAGAAAGATGGCCCCTTCGCGTTCGGCAACGAAGGATTTCAGATTTTCCGCATTTTCTGCCTCACGCAGAGATCCGGCGGACCACCCGGCCTCCAGGGCGCCGTCACGATAGGCGGTCGTCAATCGCTTGGGCCCGACTAAATAGAGACAGTCCCCTGCCCGCGGAGCGAGCTGCGCAGTCGTACTCCGGTGCCATTCGACTGACGATTCTCCCAGTTCATTCATCGCTCCCAGCACATAGCAACGCGGCGTGGATTCATCCACAGAAGCGGCAAACGCAGCCATGGCATCCACCATGGAGGACGGGTTCGCGTTGTAGCAATCGATGTAGTACCAACGCCCTTCAGATTCGGCCACACAGCCCCGCGCCGGTGCAGGGCGCCAGACGGACAGGCGTTCCCGAACCTGCCCCAAGTCCAAGCCCAGCTCCCGCGCTGCAAGGATGACCAAGGCGGCATTACTGCAAATTCCATGGCTCCGGCTCGCCAATTCAAAGCATTCGGGGAATTCTTCGCCTTCCAAGCGCAGACAACTCCGCCCCGGCCCCGCATCACTCCGCTCATAGTGAACGACCACCCGCGGATTTCCGAAGATCACTTCGCCTTGCCGGGCCAGGACGATGGCACGCCGCGCCAACTTGCGAAACGAAGGATACTGGAGGGCCGCATTCGGCAGGATAATCGGCGAATCACTCACCGCGAAATCCGCGAGCAAGGCTTTTTCACGAGCCACGCCTTCCAAACTACCCAGCAACTCGAGGTGGGCGGCCCCGATCATGGTCACAATGCACAAATCCGCCGCGATCATCTGGCCCAGCAGCGCCATTTCCCCCGGCTGGTTGATGCCCGCCTCAATGACCGCGTAATCCTCTTTTCTGGCATCAAGGCCAAAGAGAGTCATGGGCACACCGATCCGGTTGTTCCAGTTGCCTGCTGTCGCATGCGTGCGTTCCGGCCCCAGGACAGCGTAGAGCATCTCCTTGGTCGACGTCTTACCTGCGCTGCCGGTGACACCGATCACCGGCTTGGAAAAGCGCGAGCGGATCCCCGCGGCGATCTTGCCCATGGCGCGCAGGCTATCCGTCACCACCAACTGGGGAATGTCCAATGGCAAGATACGCTCAACCACAACTGCCGAGGCCCCTTTGAGCAAGGCTTGAGCGACAAATTCGTGTCCGTCCCGCAGCCCTCCGCTCAAGGCAAAGAAGCACTCGCCGGGCTTAAGCTGGCGTGCATCGAAGGCGAATCCGGTAATGCGCTCCGGCGCTTCGCCTTGCCATTGTCCACCGGACCATTGTTCAATTGCCTGCGGGTCATAAAGCATGCCTCAGCCCTGCCCCAACTCCGGGTGTTTCAGTTCGATCAGTTCACGGGCAATGTGCCGGTCATCGAATGGGATCACCGTTCCGTTGAATTCCTGATAGGCCTCATGCCCTTTGCCGGCAATCAAGACGCAATCGCCCGGACGCGCCGCATCCAAAGCCAGCGAGATCGCACGTTTGCGGTCTTCGACAAACTGGACATCCGAGCCCGACGACAGGCCCTCCTGCATGTCGATAAAGATCTGGTCCAGCGGCTCGGAGCGCGGATTGTCCGATGTGGCAAAGACCACATCCGCCCCCGAAACCACCGCTTGCAACATCGGCGCACGCTTGGAACGGTCGCGATCGCCGCCACAGCCGAAGACGACAATCAGGCGGCCTTCAGTCAGCTCGCGCAACATCTCACAGGCATGTTTCAAGGCGTCATCCGTATGCGCATAATCGACGAGAACATTGTAGTCCTGCCCACAATCGATGCGCTCCATCCGCCCCGGAACCGAAGAAAAAGTCGGCAGACGTTCCAGCATGGCTTCGATCTTGTGCCCGCGCGCACGCCCGATGGTCAAAGCCGCCAGCAAGTTGCTGACGTTGTAACGGCCCAGCAAGGGAGAGACCACCCGGACCTGCCCCTCCGGCCACGAAAGCAGGAATTCAGTCCGGTTCGCGAAGAGCTGCACCTCGCGTGCCTGCACATCGGCCGTCTGGTCGATCGCGAAGGTCTCGACCTCCATGGTGGTGGGCATGCCGGAGAGCAACATACGCCCGTACTTGCAGTCCACGTTGATGACCGCCTTGCGCGGCAACGACCCGGCATCCCCCTGGAACAGCCCCTGTTTGGCCCGGAAATAGGCATCCATTGACTTATGATAATCGATGTGGTCCTGGGTCAGGTTCAGGAAAGCGGCGACCTCGATCTCCATCCCGTAGATACGCTTCTGGTCGATGCCGTGAGAGCTGATCTCCATCACCGCATCCTTGCAGCCGTTGTCCTTCATCTGCGAAAGCATGGCGTAGACATCGACCGACTCCGGTGTCGTGCGGAAGGATGGCAGGGTCCGACGCCCCAGATCATAGCGGATCGTGCCGATCAAGCCGACCTGGTCCTGGCCGCCGATCAAATGCTGGGTCAACATTGACACCGTGGTCTTTCCATTGGTCCCCGTGATCCCGATCATGTTCAGGCTCTTGTCCGGAAAATCGTAAAAGCTGCGGGACACGACGGCCAATGCCTCGCGGACATCCTCGACCTGGATGAAGTCGATGGGAAAGCGTGCGCCCAGGTCCTGCTCCGTGACAATCGCGACCGCTCCCCGATCCACAGCTTCCTCGATGTAGTAATTCCCATCGGTCCGCAGTCCGCCGATGGCAAAAAAGAGCGCACCCGGAACAACCCGTCGGCTGTCAGTGATCAGGCAGGTCACCCGTGCGTCCGAGCCCAGCTTGCGACTCTTCGAAGGCAATCCGCGCACGAGTGCCTCCAGACGTGGGTTCAAGGAACCACTACCGCGGCTGGATTCGGATTTGAAGCGGCGGGAATAGGACTGACGGGAACTGGCTGCTGCCAGTAGCGTACTAATTTGAAAGTCGGCGAGACCGATCATAGGGAGGGTGCTCCAAGGCAAGGAATGAGTTATCAGGTTTGGACGGACGGATTCCGAGGTAGGTAATGCAGGCTTCGGCGATATTGCGGAAGGCCGGCGCGGAGACCGAACCTCCATACCCCGTACCACGGGGATCGTCGACCACTACGGTAATGACCAA encodes the following:
- the mraY gene encoding phospho-N-acetylmuramoyl-pentapeptide-transferase, coding for MLSYLADLEAYFGPLRLFRYITLRAAGAGLTSLVIGFMIGPWLFAKLRALRARQSLRGQDEVGELAKLHATKAQTPTMGGLMICISVVGSTLLWARPNVYVFTAMLVYVGLTVIGFLDDYLKVAKRNSAGLPGRWKLAGQALLTLLSVCVLMAFPESAARMRELWVPFYKDVLVTQMPFWFLIPFLFLILAGSSNAINLTDGVDGLAIGCTVTSALAYMIMAYVTSHALIADYLLISHNPQAGELTVVCSALLGASLAFLWYNSHPAEVFMGDTGSLALGGLIGMIAFMVHQPLTLIIVGGIFVMEAGSVILQVGSFKLRKKRIFRMSPIHHHFELGGWHENKVVIRFWILSLIFAMAGLATLKLR
- a CDS encoding UDP-N-acetylmuramoyl-tripeptide--D-alanyl-D-alanine ligase, with the translated sequence MLYDPQAIEQWSGGQWQGEAPERITGFAFDARQLKPGECFFALSGGLRDGHEFVAQALLKGASAVVVERILPLDIPQLVVTDSLRAMGKIAAGIRSRFSKPVIGVTGSAGKTSTKEMLYAVLGPERTHATAGNWNNRIGVPMTLFGLDARKEDYAVIEAGINQPGEMALLGQMIAADLCIVTMIGAAHLELLGSLEGVAREKALLADFAVSDSPIILPNAALQYPSFRKLARRAIVLARQGEVIFGNPRVVVHYERSDAGPGRSCLRLEGEEFPECFELASRSHGICSNAALVILAARELGLDLGQVRERLSVWRPAPARGCVAESEGRWYYIDCYNANPSSMVDAMAAFAASVDESTPRCYVLGAMNELGESSVEWHRSTTAQLAPRAGDCLYLVGPKRLTTAYRDGALEAGWSAGSLREAENAENLKSFVAEREGAIFLKGSRSYALEMLLPETLR
- a CDS encoding UDP-N-acetylmuramoyl-L-alanyl-D-glutamate--2,6-diaminopimelate ligase, with the protein product MIGLADFQISTLLAAASSRQSYSRRFKSESSRGSGSLNPRLEALVRGLPSKSRKLGSDARVTCLITDSRRVVPGALFFAIGGLRTDGNYYIEEAVDRGAVAIVTEQDLGARFPIDFIQVEDVREALAVVSRSFYDFPDKSLNMIGITGTNGKTTVSMLTQHLIGGQDQVGLIGTIRYDLGRRTLPSFRTTPESVDVYAMLSQMKDNGCKDAVMEISSHGIDQKRIYGMEIEVAAFLNLTQDHIDYHKSMDAYFRAKQGLFQGDAGSLPRKAVINVDCKYGRMLLSGMPTTMEVETFAIDQTADVQAREVQLFANRTEFLLSWPEGQVRVVSPLLGRYNVSNLLAALTIGRARGHKIEAMLERLPTFSSVPGRMERIDCGQDYNVLVDYAHTDDALKHACEMLRELTEGRLIVVFGCGGDRDRSKRAPMLQAVVSGADVVFATSDNPRSEPLDQIFIDMQEGLSSGSDVQFVEDRKRAISLALDAARPGDCVLIAGKGHEAYQEFNGTVIPFDDRHIARELIELKHPELGQG